A single Elaeis guineensis isolate ETL-2024a chromosome 15, EG11, whole genome shotgun sequence DNA region contains:
- the LOC105058289 gene encoding uncharacterized protein: MSLSTASRAERRGKHPQPQKKGELTMGRAPCCDKETVKKGPWSPEEDAKLKSYIQQHGTVGNWIALPQKIGLKRCGKSCRLRWLNYLRPNIKHGGFSEEEDNIICSLYVAIGSRWSIIAAQLPGRTDNDIKNYWNTKLKKKLLGKQHKNQQQAHRVCHKNQETKESKDGSSFWATPPNIPTNQFKYQVDHHVGDGHASIRKFSMNVDGRFSCNYDAGRETPLASFLEQQHLHRSSTGSIELSEQVNSFINGCSPSGYHILQGPNGIPVELDEMFCGNSVKSVGLDGFIGVGNMVGESNGTSTSGSMNWNEVSPLIYPPVVSSYQGMQQQCLPDELVHLLGAQ; the protein is encoded by the exons ATGTCTTTAAGTACAGCATCAAGAGCAGAAAGGAGAGGAAAGCATCCCCAACCTCAGAAGAAGGGAGAACTGACCATGGGAAGGGCTCCTTGTTGCGACAAAGAAACCGTGAAAAAAGGCCCATGGTCCCCTGAGGAGGATGCCAAGCTCAAGTCCTACATCCAACAGCATGGCACTGTTGGGAATTGGATCGCCCTACCACAGAAAATCG GCCTTAAGCGATGCGGTAAGAGCTGCCGCCTCCGGTGGCTTAACTATCTCCGGCCAAATATTAAGCATGGAGGGTTCTCTGAGGAAGAAGATAACATCATATGTAGCCTATATGTTGCTATTGGGAGCAG ATGGTCTATAATTGCAGCACAGTTGCCTGGAAGGACTGATAATGATATAAAGAACTACTGGAACACCAAGCTGAAGAAGAAGCTACTGGGAAAGCAGCACAAGAACCAGCAACAGGCTCATCGTGTCTGCCATAAGAATCAGGAGACCAAGGAATCAAAAGATGGCAGCTCCTTTTGGGCCACGCCGCCTAATATTCCCACCAACCAATTCAAGTACCAGGTGGATCACCATGTTGGCGATGGCCATGCATCGATCCGAAAGTTTTCGATGAACGTCGATGGGAGGTTTTCTTGCAATTATGATGCTGGACGTGAGACTCCACTTGCTTCCTTTCTGGAACAGCAGCACTTGCATAGAAGTTCTACTGGTTCAATTGAACTTTCAGAACAAGTCAATTCTTTCATCAATGGTTGTTCTCCATCGGGCTACCACATACTGCAAGGTCCAAATGGGATTCCTGTGGAACTTGATGAGATGTTCTGTGGCAACTCAGTAAAATCAGTAGGGTTGGATGGCTTCATTGGAGTGGGGAACATGGTGGGTGAGAGCAATGGGACTAGTACATCAGGGAGCATGAATTGGAATGAGGTAAGCCCTTTGATCTATCCTCCTGTGGTTTCTAGCTATCAAGGGATGCAGCAGCAATGTCTTCCTGATGAACTGGTGCACCTCCTTGGGGCACAATGA